From one Butyricimonas faecihominis genomic stretch:
- a CDS encoding acyl carrier protein, whose translation MSDIQNRVKAIIVDKLGVDESEVKPEATFTNDLGADSLDTVELIMELEKEFNITIPDDQAEKIATVGDAIAYVEANAQ comes from the coding sequence ATGTCTGACATTCAAAACAGAGTTAAAGCTATCATTGTTGATAAATTAGGAGTTGACGAAAGTGAAGTTAAACCTGAAGCAACGTTTACTAACGACTTAGGAGCTGACTCTTTGGATACGGTAGAGTTGATCATGGAATTGGAAAAAGAATTCAACATCACTATTCCGGATGATCAAGCAGAGAAAATCGCTACCGTGGGCGATGCTATTGCATACGTTGAAGCTAACGCTCAATAA
- a CDS encoding class I SAM-dependent methyltransferase: MDIKLLSPSCWSDYELIDSGAFEKLERFGRYVIARPEPQAIWNKSLPDVEWQQRADAYFKKDKKSEDRGEWICKPKMPQQWFVNYRYGEMNLRMRLGLTSFKHVGIFPEQAENWNFIFDQVKRIGSEAKVLNLFAYTGGATLAAKSAGADVTHVDSVKPVVSWARENMEASKLDGVRWIVDDALKFVQREVRRGKKYNGIILDPPAYGRGANGEKWVLEENINELITLCGQLLEGSNSFLVLNLYSMGLSALLARSIVRQLVGDCTGEQFGELYFTDSYGKSLPLGVYYRLWRK; this comes from the coding sequence ATGGATATAAAATTACTAAGCCCTTCATGCTGGTCAGATTACGAGTTAATTGATAGTGGTGCTTTCGAGAAATTGGAACGTTTCGGGCGGTACGTGATTGCCCGGCCGGAGCCGCAGGCGATATGGAACAAATCGCTTCCCGACGTGGAATGGCAGCAACGGGCGGATGCTTATTTCAAGAAGGATAAGAAAAGCGAGGACCGGGGAGAATGGATTTGCAAGCCTAAAATGCCACAGCAATGGTTCGTGAATTACCGTTACGGGGAGATGAATCTCCGGATGCGTTTGGGATTGACTTCTTTCAAGCACGTGGGGATATTCCCGGAACAGGCGGAGAATTGGAATTTTATATTCGATCAAGTGAAACGAATTGGTTCGGAGGCAAAAGTGTTGAACCTGTTTGCTTACACCGGGGGTGCTACTCTTGCGGCGAAGAGTGCCGGGGCGGATGTTACCCATGTGGATTCGGTGAAGCCGGTTGTTTCTTGGGCTAGGGAAAACATGGAAGCTTCGAAATTGGATGGTGTTCGCTGGATCGTGGATGATGCTTTAAAGTTCGTACAGAGGGAAGTACGTCGGGGTAAAAAATATAACGGGATCATTCTGGACCCTCCGGCTTACGGGCGCGGTGCGAATGGCGAGAAATGGGTATTGGAAGAAAATATCAACGAGTTGATCACCTTGTGTGGGCAATTGTTGGAAGGTTCTAATAGTTTCCTTGTGCTTAATTTGTATTCCATGGGGTTATCAGCCTTGTTGGCCCGGAGCATCGTGCGGCAGTTGGTCGGTGATTGTACCGGGGAACAATTCGGAGAGTTGTATTTTACCGATTCATACGGGAAATCGTTACCGTTAGGAGTTTATTATCGGTTGTGGCGTAAGTAG
- the rnc gene encoding ribonuclease III, with protein sequence MIRKIIQSIKLYLHRKEKFYGLSISEWGFVPGNKGLYTLALLHKSASRYTKSGTVLNYERLEFLGDAVLGAIVAEILYKFFPNKDEGFMTRLRSKIVSRESLNIIAIKMGLSEEVIAKSDISKNKHIYGDVFEAFTGAIYLDQGYDKTKAFIENYIFPHYVNLEDLVYVDKNYKSRLIEWAQKQKIDLNIETIESNARRSKFVCTISIGEDIMAQGIGASKKEAEQNSAEKVIQKLQVKAQGEIEI encoded by the coding sequence GTGATTCGTAAAATAATTCAATCCATAAAACTTTACCTTCACAGGAAGGAAAAGTTTTATGGATTGTCTATTTCGGAATGGGGATTTGTTCCCGGTAATAAGGGTTTATATACCCTAGCATTGTTACATAAATCGGCGTCCAGATACACGAAAAGCGGAACCGTCTTGAATTACGAGCGTCTCGAATTCTTGGGCGATGCCGTGCTGGGAGCTATTGTCGCTGAAATCCTGTACAAATTTTTCCCCAACAAGGACGAGGGATTTATGACCCGCTTACGCTCCAAGATCGTGAGCCGCGAATCATTGAATATCATTGCCATCAAAATGGGGTTGAGCGAGGAAGTAATTGCCAAATCGGATATTTCCAAAAACAAACATATCTACGGTGATGTATTCGAGGCTTTCACTGGAGCCATCTACTTGGATCAAGGATACGACAAAACCAAAGCGTTTATCGAGAATTACATCTTCCCTCACTACGTGAACTTGGAAGACCTCGTGTACGTTGACAAAAACTACAAGAGTCGCTTGATTGAATGGGCACAAAAACAAAAGATTGACCTGAATATCGAAACGATTGAAAGTAATGCCCGTCGCTCTAAATTCGTCTGCACAATCTCTATCGGCGAGGACATCATGGCCCAAGGCATAGGTGCATCAAAAAAAGAAGCGGAGCAAAACTCCGCTGAAAAAGTTATTCAAAAACTCCAAGTCAAGGCCCAAGGAGAAATTGAAATCTAA
- a CDS encoding M16 family metallopeptidase: MRKIVLLLLLGFVQLYSNAQYKMDTSVPLNPDVKHGKLNNGLTYFICKNNEPVGQADFYIIQNVGALMENDAQNGLAHFLEHMAFNGTENFPGNSISEILKKYGVSMNTHVNAQTGHNETVYYLAGIPTKEEGLIDSCLLVLHDWSRYITFDEKTIDKERKVIIEEERTRMDVGERLRAKTMPVMLKGSKYVKHNIIGNMDVIRNFKPQTLIDYYNEWYRPDLQAVVVVGDFDVEKMEKNVIDLFSRIPAVKNPTPRPFYPVPLKGGVSYSLVLDKDVPYSFVSLNILSETTKPELKNHGYMKEALVEALYSLMFQNRLAKLTQQKNTPCLAADSRMNALVRGYRVYAISTTAALNQEDKALELVYKENERLKRFGFTETELTDAKKLLLTSFDNLYKDKGKLSNGQIAAELQSYFLENEPAPGLEYYYRFVQTIIPQITVEEVSAKAKEWITRDNMVISIAGPKNAIHLTKGEVLNVLKRVEKMDIEPYEKEKTTARKLMIGKLAGGKIVEEKELLTLHAKEWMLDNGARVLFRKANYEKNQVEVMAYSKGGASLYGKDMLPSAMMLGSFMPAYGIGNLSMKELQQYLEGKNVRFRVSVDPLSESVLGSATPQTLETLMQLIYLGFEKPRFDKVTHELMMQQARASFQTSRVNDSLQMIMNNYNPRIVLYNQDFLDQVSLEKIERIYRDRIQDASDFTFFIVGDVEAEQVRPLVEKYIGSIKSTYRKENWKDNGVRCPQGVTRKVIELDGEKAKATEIAIYSKEMPYTVKDNIYLGILKSILNSRCLQRIREEVGGTYNIDVQGSAEREPYNVYDLSISFDCDPARLDELRSILFNVIEKMVKEGPRQDELVQLVIAIRNAYNETMQHNPFWMNALMMQALYDLDITDPKNQNDILDYVTPGDIQEFARRLFENANLMDISFVTRAK; the protein is encoded by the coding sequence ATGAGAAAAATAGTTTTATTATTGTTGTTGGGATTTGTCCAACTTTACTCTAATGCTCAATATAAAATGGACACCTCGGTTCCCTTGAACCCGGACGTGAAACATGGAAAATTGAATAATGGGTTGACCTATTTTATTTGTAAAAATAACGAACCAGTAGGTCAAGCTGACTTTTATATCATCCAGAACGTGGGTGCGCTCATGGAAAATGATGCCCAAAATGGGTTGGCTCATTTCTTGGAACACATGGCTTTCAACGGGACGGAGAACTTTCCCGGTAACTCGATTTCTGAAATCCTGAAAAAGTACGGTGTGAGCATGAATACACACGTGAATGCGCAGACCGGACATAACGAAACCGTGTATTACTTGGCAGGAATTCCCACCAAAGAAGAGGGATTAATTGATTCTTGCTTGTTAGTACTTCACGACTGGTCACGTTATATTACTTTTGATGAAAAGACGATCGACAAGGAACGGAAAGTTATTATCGAAGAAGAGAGGACAAGAATGGATGTGGGTGAGCGATTAAGAGCCAAGACGATGCCTGTGATGCTGAAGGGGTCAAAATACGTGAAACACAACATCATCGGGAACATGGATGTGATTCGGAATTTTAAACCGCAGACACTAATTGATTATTACAACGAGTGGTATCGTCCGGATTTGCAGGCTGTTGTCGTGGTGGGAGATTTTGACGTGGAAAAGATGGAGAAGAACGTGATTGACTTATTTTCCCGGATCCCTGCCGTGAAGAATCCTACGCCGCGTCCTTTTTATCCTGTACCTTTGAAAGGGGGTGTTTCTTATTCGTTAGTTCTTGATAAAGATGTCCCTTACTCTTTTGTTTCTTTGAATATTCTTTCGGAGACGACAAAACCGGAGTTAAAAAATCACGGGTATATGAAAGAGGCTTTGGTGGAAGCTTTGTATAGTTTGATGTTTCAAAACCGGTTGGCTAAACTGACACAACAGAAGAATACGCCTTGTCTGGCTGCTGATAGCCGGATGAATGCTTTAGTACGGGGTTACCGGGTTTACGCTATCTCCACGACAGCTGCTCTAAACCAAGAAGACAAGGCGTTAGAGTTAGTGTATAAAGAAAATGAACGCTTAAAAAGATTCGGTTTCACGGAAACGGAATTAACGGATGCAAAAAAGTTGTTACTAACCAGTTTTGATAATCTTTACAAAGATAAAGGTAAACTTTCAAACGGGCAGATTGCTGCAGAACTTCAATCTTATTTCTTGGAAAATGAACCGGCCCCGGGCTTGGAGTACTATTATCGTTTTGTCCAAACCATTATTCCCCAGATCACTGTGGAGGAAGTTTCTGCCAAGGCGAAAGAGTGGATCACCCGTGATAACATGGTCATTTCGATTGCTGGGCCTAAAAATGCGATTCATCTTACCAAGGGAGAGGTGCTGAATGTGTTGAAACGAGTCGAAAAAATGGATATAGAACCTTACGAGAAGGAGAAAACAACTGCCAGAAAATTAATGATCGGAAAACTGGCAGGGGGAAAGATCGTGGAAGAGAAAGAATTACTAACATTACATGCAAAGGAGTGGATGTTGGATAATGGAGCCCGTGTCTTGTTCCGGAAAGCAAATTACGAGAAAAATCAAGTGGAGGTAATGGCCTATAGTAAAGGGGGTGCCTCTTTGTATGGTAAAGATATGCTCCCGTCTGCCATGATGTTAGGTTCTTTCATGCCGGCTTATGGAATTGGAAACCTTAGCATGAAAGAGTTGCAACAATATCTTGAAGGTAAAAATGTGAGATTCCGGGTAAGCGTGGACCCTTTGTCGGAGTCTGTTCTGGGATCAGCCACTCCTCAAACCTTGGAGACATTGATGCAATTGATTTATCTCGGTTTTGAAAAGCCACGGTTCGATAAAGTAACACACGAACTGATGATGCAACAAGCGAGAGCCTCGTTTCAAACATCACGGGTGAATGATTCCTTGCAGATGATCATGAATAATTATAATCCGAGAATCGTGTTGTATAATCAGGATTTTCTGGATCAGGTTTCGTTGGAGAAAATAGAACGGATTTACAGGGATCGTATACAAGATGCCAGTGATTTTACTTTTTTTATCGTGGGAGACGTGGAGGCGGAACAAGTTCGACCGTTAGTTGAAAAATATATTGGTTCGATTAAATCGACTTACCGGAAGGAAAATTGGAAGGATAACGGGGTTCGTTGTCCGCAGGGTGTTACCCGGAAAGTAATCGAATTGGATGGGGAGAAAGCAAAAGCGACGGAAATTGCCATTTATTCCAAGGAGATGCCCTATACCGTGAAGGATAATATTTATTTGGGGATTTTGAAATCTATTCTTAATTCCCGTTGCCTGCAAAGAATCCGGGAAGAGGTAGGGGGAACCTATAATATTGATGTGCAAGGCTCGGCGGAGCGGGAACCGTATAACGTGTACGATCTTAGTATTAGTTTTGATTGTGACCCGGCTCGTTTGGATGAATTGAGGTCCATCCTTTTCAACGTGATAGAGAAAATGGTGAAAGAGGGTCCCCGGCAGGATGAACTCGTGCAGCTTGTGATTGCTATCCGGAACGCTTACAACGAGACGATGCAACATAATCCTTTTTGGATGAATGCCCTGATGATGCAAGCGCTCTATGATTTGGATATTACTGATCCTAAGAATCAGAACGATATACTTGATTATGTTACTCCCGGGGATATTCAGGAATTTGCACGACGTTTATTCGAAAATGCCAATTTGATGGATATATCTTTCGTAACGAGAGCGAAGTGA
- the efp gene encoding elongation factor P, whose product MATTADFRNGLCIVFKDDLYRIVQFQHVKPGKGPAFVRTKMQNIKTGRTLENTFTSGVKIDVVRIERRPYQFLYMEGEDYIMMHTETFEQIPIAKDLINAPQFLKEGDAVEMVVHADTETPLYVELLPTVVLEVTYTEPGLKGDTASSTALKPAEVETGARVMVPLFINTGEKIRIKTEDGTYVERVKE is encoded by the coding sequence ATGGCAACAACGGCTGATTTTAGAAATGGATTATGTATCGTTTTCAAAGACGATTTATACAGAATTGTACAGTTTCAACACGTGAAACCCGGTAAAGGTCCCGCTTTCGTGAGAACGAAGATGCAGAACATCAAAACCGGTCGTACCTTGGAAAATACCTTTACGTCAGGAGTGAAGATTGATGTAGTACGTATCGAGAGACGTCCCTATCAATTCCTGTATATGGAAGGAGAGGACTATATCATGATGCACACGGAAACTTTCGAGCAAATTCCTATTGCAAAAGATTTAATCAATGCTCCCCAGTTCTTGAAAGAAGGTGATGCTGTTGAAATGGTTGTACATGCCGACACGGAAACCCCGTTATATGTTGAGTTGTTGCCGACCGTTGTTTTGGAAGTAACTTACACGGAGCCGGGATTGAAAGGTGATACCGCTTCTTCCACGGCGTTGAAACCGGCAGAAGTAGAAACCGGTGCAAGAGTGATGGTTCCTCTTTTTATCAATACCGGTGAGAAAATTCGTATCAAAACGGAAGACGGTACTTACGTGGAACGTGTGAAAGAATAA
- a CDS encoding RagB/SusD family nutrient uptake outer membrane protein has translation MMKRFTIILFLPVIMMLHSSCNGLMDIEPENSMTYYNFFKTEQDFEGIMRGAYETYRSAYEYSTPRAISGEIMDECDQYLTKALRILDATTINSDVTACSWYSYYQAITQAMMVIENIDKADLPKERHDYWLGQALFYKALCYFEIVRDWGDCPYVATSYKVEPLARKPWNEILDIAISDMKQATTLLDVWNNLTDASGNKVTTKQIPGKEAAYAMLAHMYAWEGSLLNNNDTLQKAIDAATWVIEKGGFTLAADPEEVCTKLLLGKHPESIFELEVVYTDLLWMDVYIDEELYYQSYPIEPNSEPGDIAWKDMKIKAESVLKMYKEGDKRRDAYFYKPAEMIDVEETEGWALMQRRRDIVEDKTWSSPSMWFQNFAGNVIRTRLADILLLRAECYAKLGKDDLAKSDLDRVRDRAGAARYTAAEGPIYRAVFEEREKELLLERHRWYDMVRTGYWKTDMTEEYAKLTDQDVEDGALYLPVHYSAFNSNKLMRQTRYWLKRQ, from the coding sequence ATGATGAAGAGGTTTACAATTATACTATTTCTGCCGGTGATCATGATGTTACATTCCTCGTGTAACGGGTTAATGGATATAGAGCCGGAGAATTCAATGACTTACTATAATTTTTTCAAGACGGAACAGGATTTTGAGGGGATTATGCGGGGTGCTTATGAAACTTATCGCAGTGCTTACGAGTATTCCACGCCTCGTGCTATTTCCGGGGAAATTATGGACGAGTGTGATCAATATCTGACAAAGGCATTAAGAATACTGGATGCAACAACAATTAATAGTGACGTGACTGCCTGTTCTTGGTATAGTTACTATCAAGCAATTACACAGGCAATGATGGTGATCGAGAACATTGATAAAGCTGATTTACCCAAGGAGAGACATGATTACTGGTTGGGACAAGCGCTATTTTATAAAGCTTTATGCTATTTCGAGATCGTTCGGGATTGGGGAGATTGTCCATACGTTGCGACTTCTTACAAGGTCGAACCTTTAGCTCGTAAGCCGTGGAATGAGATTTTGGATATTGCTATTTCTGATATGAAACAGGCTACTACTTTGCTCGATGTTTGGAATAACTTGACAGATGCCAGCGGGAATAAGGTAACAACGAAACAAATCCCCGGGAAAGAAGCGGCTTACGCCATGTTAGCACACATGTACGCGTGGGAAGGGAGTCTGTTAAATAATAACGACACCTTGCAAAAGGCGATAGATGCGGCAACTTGGGTTATCGAGAAAGGTGGATTCACGTTGGCGGCCGATCCGGAAGAGGTATGCACGAAGTTGCTATTAGGTAAGCATCCCGAATCTATTTTTGAACTGGAAGTGGTGTACACGGACTTGTTGTGGATGGATGTTTACATTGACGAGGAATTGTATTACCAGAGTTACCCGATAGAGCCTAATTCGGAGCCGGGAGATATTGCTTGGAAAGATATGAAAATTAAAGCGGAGAGTGTGTTGAAAATGTACAAAGAGGGAGATAAACGAAGAGATGCTTATTTCTACAAACCGGCTGAAATGATTGATGTTGAAGAAACCGAGGGATGGGCTCTTATGCAGCGTAGAAGGGATATAGTTGAAGATAAAACATGGTCATCTCCTTCCATGTGGTTCCAGAATTTTGCAGGAAACGTTATACGTACCCGTTTGGCCGATATTCTTTTGCTGCGGGCGGAATGTTACGCCAAGTTAGGAAAAGATGATCTGGCAAAATCTGACTTGGATCGGGTAAGAGACCGGGCTGGGGCAGCAAGATATACCGCGGCAGAAGGACCTATTTATAGAGCCGTTTTTGAAGAAAGGGAGAAAGAATTACTTCTTGAGCGTCATCGTTGGTATGATATGGTACGTACGGGATACTGGAAAACGGATATGACCGAGGAATATGCAAAACTAACGGATCAAGATGTTGAGGACGGGGCGTTGTACCTACCTGTTCATTATAGTGCATTCAATTCCAATAAATTAATGCGTCAAACTAGATATTGGTTAAAGAGACAATAA
- a CDS encoding Bro-N domain-containing protein, whose translation MTQKDAIKLFEERKIRTVWDEDQEKWYFSVVDIVSVLTDSANPTDYLKKVRKRDSELGLFMGTNCPQVMMMTETGKRRKTLAADTESLFRIIQSIPSPKAEPFKLWMAQVAKERLDQLEDPELSIEQALLDYKRLGYSDNWINQRLKSIEVRKELTDEWKCRGVKEGVQFAALTDIITQAWAGLTTREYKQLKGLKKENLRDNMTNMELILNMLAEATTTEISKEREPKTFEENRHIANQGGQIAGNTRKEIEIQTGKSIISPLNAKDYLQLGNSEKDD comes from the coding sequence ATGACACAAAAGGATGCAATAAAGCTATTTGAAGAAAGAAAGATTCGTACAGTTTGGGATGAAGACCAAGAAAAGTGGTATTTTTCAGTTGTAGATATTGTTTCTGTATTGACAGATAGTGCTAATCCGACTGATTACTTGAAAAAAGTAAGAAAACGTGATTCTGAATTGGGATTGTTCATGGGGACAAATTGTCCCCAGGTAATGATGATGACCGAAACGGGTAAGAGGCGTAAAACACTTGCTGCAGATACGGAATCCCTTTTTCGAATTATTCAGTCGATCCCCTCTCCTAAAGCGGAACCTTTTAAATTGTGGATGGCACAAGTAGCTAAAGAACGTCTGGATCAACTGGAGGATCCTGAGTTGTCGATCGAGCAAGCCTTGTTAGACTATAAACGATTGGGTTATTCGGATAATTGGATAAACCAACGTCTAAAAAGTATAGAAGTGCGAAAGGAGCTTACTGATGAATGGAAATGTCGGGGAGTGAAGGAAGGTGTGCAATTTGCTGCATTGACAGATATAATAACGCAAGCTTGGGCTGGACTGACTACTCGAGAATATAAACAATTAAAGGGTTTAAAAAAAGAAAATCTTAGAGATAACATGACCAATATGGAGTTGATTCTAAATATGCTTGCAGAAGCGACGACAACCGAAATATCGAAAGAACGTGAACCGAAAACATTTGAAGAAAATCGACATATTGCGAATCAAGGAGGTCAAATCGCAGGTAATACTCGGAAAGAAATTGAAATTCAGACAGGTAAAAGTATAATTTCTCCATTAAATGCAAAAGATTATTTGCAACTTGGAAATTCGGAGAAGGATGATTAG
- the purN gene encoding phosphoribosylglycinamide formyltransferase produces the protein MKKIAIFASGSGSNAENIINYFKNDTENVVKIVFCNKPDAYVLERAKRLNVPTFVFGREEFSHSDLVLNELKRLDIDLIVLAGFLWKVPDAIIEAYENRVINIHPALLPSYGGKGMYGMKVHEAVIAAGERESGITIHYVNNHYDEGTTIFQAKCEIVPGDTPEMLATKVHALEYEHFPRVIKELLEKGL, from the coding sequence ATGAAAAAAATAGCAATATTTGCCTCTGGTTCAGGTTCTAACGCTGAAAATATCATTAATTATTTTAAAAATGACACCGAAAATGTCGTGAAAATCGTGTTTTGTAACAAACCCGATGCCTATGTTTTGGAACGGGCGAAACGTTTAAACGTACCGACATTTGTTTTCGGGCGGGAAGAGTTCTCTCATTCTGACTTGGTTTTGAATGAATTGAAACGATTGGATATTGATCTGATCGTGTTGGCGGGTTTTCTCTGGAAGGTGCCGGATGCCATTATTGAGGCCTATGAAAATCGGGTAATTAACATCCATCCGGCCCTGTTACCCTCTTACGGGGGCAAGGGTATGTACGGCATGAAAGTACACGAGGCGGTGATCGCTGCCGGGGAAAGAGAAAGCGGTATCACGATTCATTACGTGAATAATCATTATGACGAGGGGACAACTATTTTTCAGGCTAAATGTGAAATCGTCCCGGGCGACACACCAGAGATGCTGGCAACGAAAGTCCATGCCTTGGAATACGAGCATTTTCCTCGTGTGATCAAGGAATTATTAGAAAAGGGTTTATAA
- the fabF gene encoding beta-ketoacyl-ACP synthase II: MNFKRVVITGLGTINPLGHNVAEFWENLKGGVSGAGPITRFDASKFRTQFACEVKNYEPTEYFDKKEVRKMDLYSQFALICSREAVKDAGLDFSQEDRKRIGVIWGAGIGGLDTFYEECKTFALGDGTPRFNPFFIPKMIANMGGAMIAIEEGLKGPNYTTVSACASSAHSLVDALNLIRLGKADVILAGGSEAAITPPGVGGFNSMKALSTRNDDPKTASRPFDVDRDGFVIGEGGACLVVEEYEHAVKRGAHIYAELAGGGANCDAYHMTAPDPEGEGAADVMLLALEDAGLTPKDVDYINVHGTSTGLGDVAEPKAIQRAFGEHAYDLNISSTKSMTGHLLGAAGALEAIACVLAVKNNIVPPTINFSNLDPELDPKLNFTFNKAQEKEINVAISNTFGFGGHNACVVFKK; encoded by the coding sequence ATGAATTTCAAACGAGTAGTAATAACTGGTCTTGGAACTATTAATCCCTTGGGTCATAACGTGGCCGAATTCTGGGAGAACTTGAAAGGTGGCGTCAGTGGCGCCGGTCCTATTACTCGTTTTGATGCATCTAAATTTCGCACGCAATTCGCTTGCGAAGTTAAAAACTACGAGCCCACGGAATACTTCGACAAGAAGGAGGTCCGTAAAATGGATCTTTACAGCCAGTTTGCCCTAATTTGTTCTAGGGAGGCCGTGAAAGATGCCGGACTCGATTTCTCGCAAGAGGACAGAAAGAGAATCGGTGTAATCTGGGGTGCAGGTATCGGTGGTTTGGATACGTTCTACGAAGAATGCAAAACTTTTGCATTAGGAGACGGAACTCCCAGATTCAACCCGTTCTTTATACCCAAGATGATTGCCAACATGGGTGGAGCCATGATCGCCATAGAAGAAGGCCTAAAGGGTCCGAACTACACGACGGTTTCAGCCTGTGCATCATCCGCACACTCGTTAGTAGATGCATTAAATCTGATCCGATTAGGAAAAGCAGACGTGATACTTGCCGGTGGATCCGAAGCAGCCATCACCCCCCCGGGTGTAGGTGGTTTCAATTCCATGAAAGCTTTATCCACTCGTAATGATGACCCGAAAACAGCCTCGCGTCCTTTCGACGTTGACCGTGACGGATTCGTTATCGGCGAAGGCGGTGCTTGCCTAGTCGTGGAAGAGTACGAACATGCAGTAAAAAGAGGTGCTCACATCTACGCGGAACTCGCGGGAGGCGGAGCCAATTGCGATGCTTACCACATGACAGCCCCGGACCCGGAAGGAGAAGGTGCAGCCGATGTTATGTTACTCGCGTTGGAAGACGCCGGACTAACCCCGAAAGATGTTGATTATATCAACGTTCACGGAACGTCTACCGGACTCGGAGATGTGGCAGAACCTAAGGCCATTCAGAGAGCATTTGGTGAACACGCTTATGATCTGAACATCAGTTCCACCAAATCAATGACAGGACATTTATTAGGTGCCGCCGGTGCCTTGGAAGCGATCGCTTGTGTTCTGGCTGTGAAAAACAACATTGTACCCCCTACCATTAATTTCAGCAACCTTGATCCGGAACTGGATCCCAAGCTGAATTTCACGTTCAATAAGGCTCAAGAGAAAGAAATCAATGTAGCCATCAGTAACACTTTCGGTTTCGGAGGACACAATGCTTGCGTTGTATTTAAAAAGTAA